A stretch of DNA from Nerophis ophidion isolate RoL-2023_Sa linkage group LG18, RoL_Noph_v1.0, whole genome shotgun sequence:
AATTGTGAATATAATTGGGCCTTACAGAACTCAGACTGCAGAATGATGAGTGCTAAATTAATCTTATATACATTCACACTATTACACTATTGAGGATCTATCTTTGATAATACAAAAATACTAAAAAGGCACTAGTCACATGTGTAGCCTCATGCAGACATAAAATAGTGGTTTGTTTATTTGGTTTCACGTTTGAGTTGGTTGTCAGGAACTGAAAAAGTAGGAAGTAAATAAAGACTCTGCATCAAATGCATCTCAATGACCATTACAGCAGGCTGGCCTCCCAACATTGTCTAGAGCCTCGCTATGGGCCAGTGTAAAACTGCGGGGGACTTCCCTATaggaaattaaaaatatttttgtttaccGTGTTTGACACCAGTCAAAGGCTTTTAACAGTGTTTTCATGTGCAAAATGGAAGCAATCGCTGTAAATGTATCGGTTTAACTTATCAGTAAAACTGCCCATTTGTTGACACTTAAATTGCCTATGTAACAAAAACCTAAATGACCTGTATGCTTGCTGATAAACTGCTGTGAGGAGGTGCTGCAATTTTTTGCAGAACCCTTTGACCTGAGCAAGTGTTTAATGACACATCCACATGTGTGCACAGTAGAAGGAAGTGGAGGGGAGGAGTAGTGGAAAGATGGCACTGCGGAGCTCACCCTGTTTTTGTTGCCGCTGACTGTTGGACTTGCATCTGTTTAACTTATGTGTAGGAAAAATGGGATCCGTTGGATATTTGAGAGGTCACGCTGGTACTCCTGCTCATGCCCGGCACACTGTGGCCCCCGGGCTGTGTCCCCCCCATTCCTTGGGGGCTGTTCTGTGCACCAGCGCTTCTGCGAGAGACTGCTGATGGGTGGCCCCAAGGTTGTGGAGGCCCACCACCCTGCATGCCTTGCCCCCAGCTTTGCTGCATAGATGCACCCCCGGGACTTAAGTGATGGTGGCGATTGCTACTTTGGTGGCTTGAGCCAGCGCTCAAGATGCCACTGCTCCTGTGCGGCCCATGAAAGCTCCCTGATGGCTGTTGACGTTGCCCCCAATTTTCCTGGGACCCTGGAAAGATATGGCCAACAGCCTCTGGGGAGACGTTTGATAGCACCATGTTGCTGAATCCCAGGCGCATACTCTCGGAGTCGAAAGCCTCAATCTCCCGTGCTTGACGTTCCAGCAGGCTTCGGATTCGCTCCGAACGATCATTCTGCAAGGACACCATCTCCTCTTCGATCTTGAGGGCAAAAAAGTAGGTTTAAAAACAAACTATTCCTGAAACAACTGTTCTACAGCGTCATTTAGCaaaaagtgtttttcaacctctctGAGCCCAAAAACATTCTTTTCATTGTAgcagatattgacaataaaaagttgtcgtcgcaattgttagatatgactttaaagcataaccaagcatgcatcaccatagctcttgtctcaaagtaggtgtactgtcaccacttgtcacatcacaccctgacttacttggacttttttgctgtttttctgtgtgtagtgttttaccgtatttttcggactataagtcgcagttttttcagtttggccaggggtgcgacatatactccggggcgacttatgtgtgaaattattaacacattactgtaaaatatcaaataatattatttatctcattcgcggaagagacaaagaaaacgtcaacaatcgtcacacacgtcaaccaataagaatttggcgggggagggtcatggcagaagtgcattgtgggtcatggaatgctaactgctatatgctactgccttagctattaaaatggatcatttcctcgttggcggtaacttataaaaactgagaagggctgaacaaaaatggcaccgaaaaggaaatcatgtcctgcagattacaagctggacgtagtgaaatatgcagcagaaaacgacaagaggaagcggcgtatacctttggagttggcagagttgtttagaagcgacatcgaggaagaagatttcatcggacatatcgattaggagtgacagattgtttgtttatttgaatgactcttaccataatatgctacgttaacataccagacaccttctcagttggttatttatgcctcaaatAATGTAGACTTATTCAGccggttgttcactattctttatttattttaaattgcctttcaaatgtctattgttggtgttggattttatcaaataaatttcccccaaaaatgcgacttatattccagtctgatatgcattttcggccggtgcgacgtatactccggagcgacttataatccggtaCTTCTtttcttgtgctcctattttggtggcctttcctaattttttttgtattttcctgtagcagtttcgtgtcttccttgagcgctattccccgcatctactttgctTTAACAATCAAGACTCTTTCAGTTGTGCGTACGCTAACCTTCTaaatggggacattgttgattgtcatgtcatgtactgatgtactttgtggacaccctctgctccacacgctgtaagtctttgctgtcgtccagcattctgtttttgtttactttgcagccagttcagttttagtttcgttttgcaaagACTTCCCTAAGCttaaatgccttttcttagcggcacctgccttttgtttaaatttggtttaagtgttagatacccttttacctacacgctgcctcccgcatattgtgatcacgacaaatcaCGTTCCCGACAtctgcaaagcaattagctaccggctgccacctactgatatggaagagtattacacggttactctgccgagctctagacagcatcgACACTCAAAACTGGcttgcaaaaaatattaataacCTAATATggtgaaattacatcatctcccacggcacaccagactgtatctcacggcacagtggttgaaaaaaactgcCGTAACATATACTGTCCTTAAGTAGATAATACAAGAAACTAACCTTTTGTTCCAGCAGGGCTCTGCGTATCGACAGCCTTTGCTCCAGCTCTTTCCTTTCCCGGTCGTGCTGTGCGTCCGTCTGCATCTTGATCTTGCTCTGATAGGCGTTAAGAAGCTCCAGCTCTTGCTGAAGCTGCATCCGGAGGCCTTTGCCTTGTACTTCTTGAGTCTCATCAAGACGAAGCTGAGattttgtggaaaaatattttaaaaaattcaatcatcagtcatatatttaaaaaaagaacaatgtgTTTTCCTATATTATGGCCAGGTACATGTTTATTGACAAATGCCATGTGTCAGCTGTCGTAGTGCATTTTTGAGATAAGGCATTGATCAGTTTAAATGGACAATGCACCAAGCAGATTATTACAGTACAAAGGCAAATTTGAGGCCAAAGTCAAGTCAATAAGGCAACATGGAAGAGGACACTTTTGAATACTTGGCATAATATTGACTGAGTAGGACTCACAGCCTGAGTGGACATCATCTCAGTGATGGAGTGGTCATACTGCTCTGCCAAGATGGCCAGTTTGCGGTGCTGCTCCTGTTTCAGTTGCTTCAACACTGTCTTGTGTTCTGACTTTGGTGTGGTCTCCAGCAGATGATTCCTCAGTGCCTTGTACTGACGCGTCTGGATTTTGCAGGTGTCCTGAAACTGTTTCTTGATTTGTAGCTCTTTGGACTGTCAAATTACAAAGACCCAAAGACCCTCTGGTCAGTCAGTCAGTGGTGTGTATGAATGAACATGCACAGCCTTATTATAGATGCTTCTCACCTTCAGGCTTTTGGGTTGTTGACGAACCTCCATGACGTGCTTCCGTCTCAGTTCTCGCTCCCTTCTCTTGTTGTATTCCTGCTGGTTAGTGAGCTCTGTCTGGTGCTGCAGGCGGATGAGCTCGACCCTTGTCTTCTGTATAGTGTTCAGCTGGCGGAATTCCAGTTCTTGCATTGATTCGTGTTGTCGTAGAAGCATGGCATGTTCCAAGTCCTTCTGAGTCTGCCGTTTGTTAAGCTCCTGATGTTCGGAAATTTGGGAGGAAATGATACAATGGCAATGAGCAACAAAACCATTTCAGCTTGTCAGTTGATTAATCCATTTTTTATACCTACCTCACGCACTAAGTCCTGCTCAATGTTATGGCGAGCAATCAAGATCCTCCGTTTGAACCTGCGAGACTCCAGTTCCAAATACTGCCTTTGTCTGCGCTGTAAGTTGGCCTCCTCTTCTGCTTGGAAGTTTTGGAAATTTTCCTTTTGCTTGGACAACCACTCTTGCTTCTCCTTCTTAGGCGTTGATTGGTTTTCATTCAACTCCTGCAGAGAAGCAAATTTTAGATAACCACAGCCATGGGCTCCATAGTAATGTCACATGCTCTTTTGAAGGTAGCAGAAAAACATTACCAACCTCTTTGAGTTGTTCCTTGCGAAGTTTGTACTCCCGTTTCTGTGATTCGAGGAAATGATTAAGTTCCTTCTTCTGCTGGCTCTGAATGTGTTGTTGGAATTTCTTCTCATCGTTGCTAAATGTTTTTGTCTGTAAAGACCAACACGCAAGGACCAGTTAGCACCACGCAAAACAAACAATTTCAATGTCACGCTGTGCAAGCATACGTCTTTCTCTATGGACCCTTGGTGCTTCTTGATCAGTTTATCCATCTCCTGAAAAAAGCCGTTCCTCTGGTTCTCCAGTTCCTTGTCCAGACGGAGTCTGTGCTCCTCCATCTCGGTTTTAAGCTTGTTCTCCAGGGCCATCAACTGTTTCTGGTGCTGCCGTCGCATGCGCTTGTAGCCTAAAATTTGCTCCCTCAATTCAGAGTCCTGCTCGTGTTCCTTAATCTGGCGAGTGAGCTTGTGAACACAAGAAGAACGGTTTGTGACCAATGACAAATCAAAAACATGCAGTATTTTTGTATTCACTCTATTGATGGTGAAATAGAGTTATTACCACTGAGGCTGTGCGAATTGTTGCAAAGTGTTCTCGGTTCCGTTTTGGCCGAGGAGGGTTTGCGGGTTGGGACTGGGGCTCATTTGACCGAACGTGGGGTTCTGGATCTTTGTTACTTGCTTCATTCTCCTAAAAGTCAAGCAAAATCTTTTTAAACCAAATTGATGACAGCTGAGGCAAAAACAACTATTGTAATTGCATTTTCCAAAATGATCACTTTGTATTCCCCGCAGACatcctctagatcaggggtgacaaacgtacggcccgaaggccggatcaggcccgcgaacaggttttatctggccttGCGGATGagtttaagtgtaaaaaatacCCTGAAGTTTTTGAATTAAAGAAACTGccattctaaatgtgtccactagaggtcACCATAGCAATTATTTAGttatttgtagatgatgctacatgtgtgcaaaataaaacacatgatgtgagtacatcagtcgaggaaaattaacaaactaaataaataacatcctgtaatttgatattATTTTCTTAtatgatagattgaaaattaacaccaatgcgatgaacattatcacatgatctattcagaaaacataaataacgacaaataaaagtACTATTAAACGCCAcaggtagctcggttggtagagtggccgtgtcagcaacttgagggttccaggttcgagccccgattccgccatcctagtcactgccgttgtgtccttgggcaagacactttacccacctgctcccagtgccacccacactggtttaaatgtaacttagatattgggtttcactatgtaaagccctttgagtcactagagaaaagcgctatataaaaataattcacttcacttcatgaattgtaaaaaacaacaaccctacaacattatgatttgtacaatttcaaaatgtgctt
This window harbors:
- the taok1a gene encoding serine/threonine-protein kinase TAO1; this encodes MPNSSRAGSLKDPEIAELFFKEDPEKFFTDLREIGHGSFGAVYFAQDVRTSEVVAIKKMSYSGKQSSEKWQDIIKEVKFLQRVQHPNSIEYKGCYLRENTAWLVMEYCLGSASDLLEVHKKPLQEVEIAAITHGALQGLAYLHSHNMIHRDIKAGNILLTEPGQVKLADFGSASIACPANSFVGTPYWMAPEVILAMDEGQYDGKIDIWSLGITCIELAERKPPLFNMNAMSALYHIAQNESPMLQSSEWTEYFRNFVDSCLQKSPQDRPNSEELLKHAFVQRERPESVLIDLINRTKDAVRELDNLQYRKMKKILFHEAHNGPTIEAPDEEEEPDHRLGRTGTVNSVGSNQSIPSMSISASSQSSSVNSLTDAGDDKSEVDMEGDHTVLPNSSVKHLRRENEASNKDPEPHVRSNEPQSQPANPPRPKRNREHFATIRTASVLTRQIKEHEQDSELREQILGYKRMRRQHQKQLMALENKLKTEMEEHRLRLDKELENQRNGFFQEMDKLIKKHQGSIEKDTKTFSNDEKKFQQHIQSQQKKELNHFLESQKREYKLRKEQLKEELNENQSTPKKEKQEWLSKQKENFQNFQAEEEANLQRRQRQYLELESRRFKRRILIARHNIEQDLVREELNKRQTQKDLEHAMLLRQHESMQELEFRQLNTIQKTRVELIRLQHQTELTNQQEYNKRRERELRRKHVMEVRQQPKSLKSKELQIKKQFQDTCKIQTRQYKALRNHLLETTPKSEHKTVLKQLKQEQHRKLAILAEQYDHSITEMMSTQALRLDETQEVQGKGLRMQLQQELELLNAYQSKIKMQTDAQHDRERKELEQRLSIRRALLEQKIEEEMVSLQNDRSERIRSLLERQAREIEAFDSESMRLGFSNMVLSNVSPEAVGHIFPGSQENWGQRQQPSGSFHGPHRSSGILSAGSSHQSSNRHHHLSPGGASMQQSWGQGMQGGGPPQPWGHPSAVSRRSAGAQNSPQGMGGTQPGGHSVPGMSRSTSVTSQISNGSHFSYT